In Streptomyces nodosus, one DNA window encodes the following:
- the panB gene encoding 3-methyl-2-oxobutanoate hydroxymethyltransferase encodes MTQLPAAQKQPPQGTLKPSDGSKALYGGKSTRRITVRDITTAKERGEKWPMLTAYDAMTASVFDEAGIPVMLVGDSAGNCHLGYETTVPVTLDEMTMLASAVVRGTSRALIVGDLPFGSYQEGPVQALRSATRLVKEAGVGAVKLEGGERSHEQIGLLVESGIPVMAHIGLTPQSVNSMGYRVQGRGEEAAQQLLRDAKAVQDAGAFAVVLELVPAELAAEVTRVLHIPTVGIGAGPETDAQVLVWTDMLGLTGGRVPKFVKQYADLRQVIGDAAKAYAEDVVGGTFPREEHSVH; translated from the coding sequence ATGACGCAGCTTCCCGCTGCCCAGAAGCAGCCCCCGCAAGGCACGCTCAAGCCCTCCGACGGCAGCAAGGCGCTGTACGGAGGCAAGAGCACCCGCCGCATCACCGTGCGCGACATCACCACCGCCAAGGAACGCGGCGAGAAGTGGCCGATGCTCACCGCCTACGACGCGATGACCGCCTCCGTGTTCGACGAGGCCGGGATCCCGGTGATGCTCGTCGGCGACTCGGCGGGCAACTGCCACCTCGGATACGAGACGACGGTACCCGTCACCCTCGACGAGATGACCATGCTGGCCTCCGCGGTCGTACGCGGCACCAGCCGGGCCCTGATCGTCGGCGACCTGCCCTTCGGCTCCTACCAGGAGGGCCCGGTGCAGGCGCTGCGCTCGGCCACCCGTCTGGTCAAGGAGGCCGGGGTCGGCGCGGTGAAGCTGGAGGGCGGCGAGCGCTCGCACGAACAGATCGGGCTGCTCGTGGAGTCCGGCATCCCCGTCATGGCGCACATCGGACTGACCCCCCAGTCCGTGAACTCCATGGGCTACCGCGTGCAGGGCCGCGGCGAGGAGGCGGCCCAGCAACTGCTGCGGGACGCCAAGGCGGTGCAGGACGCGGGCGCGTTCGCGGTCGTCCTGGAACTGGTCCCGGCGGAGCTGGCCGCGGAGGTCACCCGGGTGCTGCACATCCCGACGGTCGGCATCGGCGCGGGCCCGGAGACGGACGCCCAGGTCCTGGTGTGGACCGACATGCTGGGCCTGACCGGCGGCCGGGTGCCGAAGTTCGTGAAGCAGTACGCGGACCTGCGCCAGGTGATCGGCGACGCGGCCAAGGCGTACGCCGAGGACGTGGTGGGCGGCACCTTCCCGCGGGAGGAGCACTCCGTCCACTGA
- a CDS encoding ATP-binding cassette domain-containing protein yields MTRIDNHPDDAAPDAAVTVRGLVKHYGETKALDGVDLDVREGTVLGVLGPNGAGKTTLVRCLSTLITPDAGHATVAGYDVVRQPRQTRRVIGLTGQYASVDEKLSGFENLYMIGRLLDLPRKECRARADGLLERFSLTEAAKRPASTYSGGMRRRLDLAASMIGHPAVLYLDEPTTGLDPRTRNEVWTEVKRMVAEGATVLLTTQYMEEAEQLASELTVIDRGKVIAGGRIDDLKARVGGRTLRIRPADPLELRPTASALDEFGLTGAGRATVDAETGTVLVPILSDEQLTAVVGALTARGITLAAIATELPSLDEVFLSLTGHKASAPQDPSPTHEEVAA; encoded by the coding sequence ATGACGCGAATCGACAACCATCCCGACGACGCCGCACCGGACGCGGCCGTCACCGTACGGGGGCTGGTCAAGCACTACGGCGAGACCAAGGCGCTGGACGGCGTCGACCTCGATGTGCGCGAGGGCACCGTCCTCGGTGTGCTCGGGCCGAACGGCGCCGGCAAGACCACCCTCGTCCGCTGTCTGTCCACCCTCATCACCCCGGACGCCGGCCACGCCACGGTCGCCGGCTACGACGTCGTACGGCAGCCGCGGCAGACGCGCCGTGTGATCGGCCTCACCGGCCAGTACGCCTCGGTCGACGAGAAGCTCTCCGGCTTCGAGAACCTGTACATGATCGGCCGCCTCCTGGATCTGCCCCGCAAGGAGTGCCGCGCCCGGGCCGACGGGCTGCTGGAGCGGTTCTCGCTCACCGAGGCCGCCAAGCGCCCGGCGTCCACGTACTCCGGCGGCATGCGGCGGCGGCTGGACCTCGCCGCCTCGATGATCGGGCACCCCGCCGTGCTCTATCTCGACGAGCCGACCACCGGCCTGGACCCGCGCACCCGTAACGAGGTGTGGACCGAGGTCAAGCGGATGGTCGCCGAGGGCGCCACCGTGCTGCTCACCACCCAGTACATGGAGGAGGCCGAGCAGCTGGCCTCCGAGCTGACCGTCATCGACCGCGGCAAGGTCATCGCCGGCGGCCGCATCGACGACCTCAAGGCACGGGTCGGCGGCCGCACCCTGCGCATCCGCCCCGCGGACCCGCTGGAGCTGCGCCCGACCGCCTCCGCGCTCGACGAGTTCGGCCTCACCGGCGCCGGACGGGCGACCGTGGACGCCGAGACCGGCACGGTCCTGGTCCCGATCCTCAGCGACGAGCAGCTGACCGCGGTGGTCGGCGCGCTCACCGCCCGCGGCATCACCCTGGCCGCCATCGCCACCGAACTGCCCAGCCTGGACGAGGTGTTCCTGTCGCTCACCGGCCACAAGGCCAGTGCCCCGCAGGACCCGTCGCCCACCCATGAGGAGGTCGCCGCATGA
- a CDS encoding ABC transporter permease, producing MSTRPSPATATLDEAPPAAPARRPSAPVADGEGRLGLRNHLRHIGALVRRNLLWIRQDPESMFDAVLMPVVFTLLFVFVFGGAIAGKGNQDVYVNYVVPGLMAMMGMNIAMAVGTGFNQDFQTGVMDRFRSLPIARSSVLIAKITVEIGRMLVATAILLAVGFALGLSISSVPGLFGAIGLSMVFGSSIMWIFLTMGVVMKSAQAIQAMGFLVMMPLQFGSSIFSPPSTMPGWLQAFTEYNPLSTLADAARALMNGDHPASHSVLVTLIWSAVITAVMAPIAIRKFTTKS from the coding sequence ATGAGCACCCGTCCCTCCCCCGCCACCGCCACCCTGGACGAGGCGCCGCCCGCCGCCCCCGCGCGGAGACCGTCCGCGCCCGTCGCCGACGGTGAGGGCCGACTGGGCCTGCGGAACCATCTGCGTCATATCGGCGCCCTGGTCCGCCGCAATCTGCTGTGGATCCGCCAGGACCCCGAGTCCATGTTCGACGCGGTTCTGATGCCGGTCGTCTTCACCCTGCTGTTCGTGTTCGTCTTCGGCGGCGCGATCGCGGGCAAGGGCAACCAGGACGTGTACGTCAACTATGTGGTGCCCGGACTGATGGCCATGATGGGCATGAACATCGCCATGGCCGTCGGCACCGGCTTCAACCAGGACTTCCAGACCGGTGTGATGGACCGCTTCCGGTCCCTGCCGATCGCCCGCTCCTCGGTCCTGATCGCCAAGATCACGGTCGAGATCGGCCGGATGCTGGTCGCCACGGCGATCCTGCTCGCCGTCGGCTTCGCACTGGGCCTGTCCATCTCCAGCGTCCCGGGGCTGTTCGGGGCGATCGGCCTGTCGATGGTCTTCGGCTCCTCCATCATGTGGATCTTCCTGACCATGGGTGTGGTGATGAAGAGTGCCCAGGCCATCCAGGCCATGGGGTTCCTGGTGATGATGCCGCTGCAGTTCGGTTCGTCGATCTTCTCCCCGCCCTCCACCATGCCGGGCTGGCTCCAGGCGTTCACGGAGTACAACCCGCTGTCCACCCTGGCGGACGCCGCCCGCGCCCTGATGAACGGAGACCATCCGGCGAGCCACAGCGTGCTGGTGACCCTGATCTGGTCGGCCGTGATCACCGCGGTGATGGCGCCGATCGCGATCCGCAAGTTCACCACCAAGAGCTGA